AATCCTTAAAGAACACATCATCAAAGGCTGCACCGTTTGGGGGATTCAATCCCGGAGGGAAAGAGTCGAACGCCGAATCAGCGTAGCCGTAGGCATCACCAGACTCAGCGTAAGAAACGTCATCATCGTCATCGTCGTCACTAGCACCGCAACCCATGTAGATAAGGACCACAAGACTGCACACTGCCAAGACAATCAGAAGTTGACAGAGAGATATGAACTTTGCTTTCATTATGGAATAGTCTCCTTTCTTTTTGACATAAAGCACCCGAACGTAAGAGCTAACCCATTGTATTACTAGATTCTGTTGACGTTTCATCGCAACTAGACAATCAAGAGGGTACACAAACGCATGATCCTTCGTAGGGGTTGGATCTCCCAGCTCTTTGTCCACACGTCAGAGACCATTTGGGCTTCTGTAGGTCGATTTTCCAAAATCGACAATACCTAGAACATCGCGCTACAGTCCGGGTGTTTTGTCGAGATATGAATCTCGACCTACAATCTGCTCAACTGTATGGTTAGGGAGTCTCATTTTGCCTAGAACGAAGGGCGAGGGAACCTCGCCCCTACGATTACGGATAGCCTATAAATGCCAACACGTTCTAATGACTTACTCTATGATTAGTTAGCCATTTCATGGAAATTATTCAGTTTATTTTGATTTTCGTTAGATAGGTATGTGCTCAGGTCCGCTACTCCTTGCTTGAAAGGAACCCCTCAATCACGATGGTAAACTCCCCTCGTGGCGACGTTTCTTGGAATTTCTGGATCGCTTCGGTCACCGTGCATCGAACAACCTCCTCAAACTTTTTCGTCAGCTCCCGTGCAATGGAAACTCGCCGATCTCCGAATACCTCGAGCACATCTTGCATGAACGCAACTATCCGGTGCGGAGATTCGTAGAAGATGAGGGTTCGCTTTTCTTCACGCAGCTCTGTGAGTTGGCGCTTCCGTCTCCCCGATTTCGGCGAAAGAAAGCCTTCAAAGACGAAATTGTGCAGGGGCAGCCCTGCAATCGAAGCCGCCGCAATGCACGCTGAAGGGCCGGGAATCGGTATGATAGGGATATCTGCTTCGATGCACTGGATTAGCAGCCGATACCCCGGATCCGATATTGTCGGTGTGCCGGCATCGGATACAAGTGCGATTGACTCTCCCGCCTTCAACCGCGCGACTAACTTTTCGCCCTTCTGGATCTGGTTGCCTTCAAAATAGCTAGTGGTCGGCGTACCAATCTCGTAGTGGGCAAGTAAGCGGCGGGTGTGGCGGGTGTCCTCGGCAGCGATCAGATCAACCTCTTTGAGGGTCCGCAATGCGCGAAGCGTGATGTCTTCCAGATTGCCGATCGGCGTGCTCACAATGTATAGGATACCCTCTGTTGATTTGACATCGGTGGGTTGTGCCATTTTCATTTAAAAGTCTGCAAAAGAACCGTCGTCCTCGTGCCAGAACATCCCCCGCAACCGGTAGGTTTCGTCCCGAAATGCTTCGATGGCTTCATCTTCCATATCCACGCCTAGCCCTGGTGCTGTCGGCAGCTCGATAAATCCGTCCTTCAGGATTAGTGGCTCGTTAAACAACCCCTGTCCGCGATTGTGACCGCCTTCGCAAATAAGTAGGTTAGGTATAGTCGCTATCACGTGCACCGACGCTGCGACCCCGATAGGACCGGCTGCGTTGTGTGGGGCAATCGCCATGTTGTGAATCTCCGCCATCGTCGCAATCTTTTTTAACTCCATTATCCCGCCGGAGTGTCGAATATCGGGCTGCAAGATGGCGCACATCTCGCGCTCGATTACTTCTCGGAAACTCCACCGCGTCAGGTGGCGTTCCCCTGTCGCAATCGGTACTGTCGTTGACTGTGACAACGCCAACAGCGGTTCGTTGTTCTCTGGATGGCACGGTTCCTCGGCAAATAGTGGTCGTAGCGGTTCCAATTCTCTCACGAAGATCTGCGCCATCGTGGGACTGAAGCGGCGATGGAGATCGACGGCGATATCCACCTCGTCGCCCACCGCTTCGCGCACCGCTGCCACCCGCGCCACCATGGAATCAATTGCTTTCGGTGTATCCACAAAACGCACGGGACCTTGCGAACCGCCCATCTTCACTGCGCTGAAGCCTTTCTCAACTGCAGCTTTCGCGTTCTCCGCGCACTCCTGCGGCGTCGATCCTCCCGATGCCGTGTATACACGGACGCGTCGACGTACCGATCCGCCTAGCAGTTTCCAGACCGGCAACCCCACCGCTTTGCCGAATACATCCCACATCGCCATCTCGATTCCGCTTAGCGCACCGACCAGTACCGGCATACTCCGGCTGTAACTGGATCGGAACATGGCTTGCCAGTGGTCTTCGATTTGCAGGGGGTCCCTGCCTACCAGATACTCTGCCATATCGTCTACTGCTTGCGCAACTGGACGCCAATGTTCGTAGTTCATCGGTTCGCCGAAGCCGACTAAGCCTTCGTCGGTGAACATCTTCAGAACCATCGAGCGTCCTCGTATCGGAATCGTTTCAAACCCTGTTATTTTCATAGTGTTCTCCTGTGTGTCGCCAAGATTGAATAGAAGAAATCCTGTCGTACATGATAATACATCGGGGATGTGGTGTCAATGGTGGAAAGCGCAAAGCCCAAGACGCAACTGTTCTCAGTTTTCGATTGAAGGCTCTGCTCGCAATCGGATATAATATCGCAAGTTGCCGTCTATCTTATAGGATTTACGCAGTTGGTTCATAAGTCCCCCTGATTTTCCAAAGTCCCCCTGACAAGGGGGATTTAGAGGGTTGGGGATTTAGGGGGTTAAAAATAAAAAATCTCGCGCTGCGTGCTGAATTTGCACAAGTCCTGTCTTAGAAGAACTGATTTTTTAGCAATGGAGGAACACAATGAGTCAAGACGGATTAAGTCCTGAGATTTACAAACAAACACTGGACTTCCTGCGAATCGGCAATCGTGCTGTCAAAAGGGCACAGGAGGAAGATCGAAAAAAAGGCATCCCAAATGTCTACTCTTTTAATGGGCACATCTACTACGAACTACCAAATGGGGAATTGACGAAGGATAAAAAAATAATAGACGAACTGCTCTCAGCCGTTGAAAAGAAACTTCAAGGTAAACATTAGAAAAATCGCAATGTTCACTTCTGTATTGATGACTGCCGCGCTAATTGCAGGACTTTCCGCGATTTGGGCTGACAAGATTGGAACATTAACATGAAAGATTCAACGTTTATCACAAGAGTTGCCCTAAGAAATTATAAGAGTATTGCCTCATATGATGTGCAGCTGCGCCCCCTGATGTTCCTCGTGGGGCCCAACGGCACGGGCAAGAGCAATTTTCTGGATTCTCTGCGATTTGTCGCTGATGGGTTGAATTCATCACTAGACCACGCCATACGTGATCGAGGAGGAATTAACGATGTTTACTGCCGCTCTAGCGGACGTCCAAAGTATTTCAGTATTCGCCTAGATTTCACCTTGCCCGAAGGTTCCACCGGACACTACGCTTTTCGTATCGGTGACTTTTCACGTGGCAGGTACAAAGTTCAAACGGAGGAGTGCGTACTTCAAAGCGTACAGCAACCTACACAGGAAGATTACTTCTATGTTGAAAACGGTACTGTAACTAAAACCAATATGGAGGTGGCACCGGCTGCTGCGAAGGATCGACTTTACTTAGTCAACGCCTCCGGGCTGACAGAATTTCGCCCTGTCTACGAGGCGTTCTGCCGTATGGGATTTTATAGCCTCAATCTTGATAAAATCAAGGATCTCCAAGCACCCGACCCGGGTGACCTACTTACTCGTGACGGAAGCAACCTTGCAAGTGTTTTTAAGCAACTTTCACCGTCCGTGAAAGGACGCATTAAGGAATATCTAGCGGCGATTGTCCCCAGCGTGGATAAGATAGAAGCTAGAAAGTATGGACCTAAAGAGGGGTTAGTGTTCACGCAGGACGTTGCAAAAGCAACGGAGTCCCAACGATTTCTCGCAAATAATATGTCCGATGGCACCCTCCGCGCGTTGGGGATTCTTGTCGCGCTGTTTCAGGGGAACTACGATCCGAAAAAGCGTGTGCTGCTTGTGGGAATCGAAGAACCAGAGAGCGCACTTCACCCGGCAGCGGTGGGGGTGTTGCTTGATGCACTCCGGGAGGCTGCTGACAAGACACAGATCATTATCACCAGCCACAGTCCAGACCTCCTTGATAACAAGGAGCTTGATCCTGAGTCAATTCTCGCGGTTGAAGCACATGATGGCATCACGGTAATCGCCGGTATAGATGAAGCAGGAAGGTCCGCAGTGCACGATCGACTGTATACAGCTGGTGAACTCCTACGCATCGATCAACTACAACCCAATCTGGACTCCATTGATACTGCAAAGGTGAAATAACGCTGTTTGTTTAGTTTTAAGAACGGAAAATTCTAAACCGAATGCAAAAGAAGGGAAGTTGCAGATGATAGTCAGAATCAGCTGCATTGTTGAAGGACATGGCTAAGTAAAAGCTGTACCAACCCTGATTACACGAATCGCAGCAACCCTTTATCCAGAATTGGTGATTGTTATACCGGAACCTATCCGCACTTCCAGAAGTAAAATTGTTCGGAAAGGTGAACTTGAGCGAAGGGTAGAATTAGCAGCTCAAAAAATTAAAGGCCAAGGTGCTATATTAATTCTCATCGACAGCGACGATGACTGCCCGGCAAAACTGGGGCCTGAGCTAGTCTGTCGCGCGTCAGAGGCTCGTAGCGATCTGCCGATTGCTGTCGTCTTGGCAAAATGCGAATTTGAAGCATGGTTCCTCGCAGCAGCCGAGTCACTTCGTGGCTATAAAGGGTTAAAAAACGACCTAACCTCTCCCCATAATCCAGAGGAGATACGTGGTGCAAAAGAGTGGTTGGGGCAACGGATGGAGGGCAACAGAAAATATAGTCCAACAGCTGACCAACCCGCGCTCACAGCCAGTTTCGATCTTGATCAAGCGCGTTACGCAGATTCGTTCGATAAGTGCTATAGGGCTATCGCTCACCTCCTCGACGAATTACAAAAAGCAGGCAGTTCACTACCTGCAAAGTAAGTTTGTGGCGTTGAGATTCATATTCCATCGCCCAAAAATGAATTCCAACCAACAACGCGTAAAGAATCAACATATTAGTGTAATCAGTCCGGGGCACCTTCCACTCCACCCTGCTTGTTAGGTCAGTTCCCCACACCAAAACCCTTGACAAATTTACGATTTCATGCCATAATCTCCATGGAGCACCAAGCAATCCGCTCCGATTAACCCCGCCTTCAAATGAATAAGGAGGAATGACAATGAGTACCGACCAATCAGCAGCGAAACCGTATCGTGCTACCGCCTTTGCCGACTTCAAACCCGAACTCTCAGCACCCGGCGCCACACCAGAGCGTTTGGAACACCTGAAGGAGCACGGCTTCCTCATCATCAACGACTTTGAAGATAACCCGTGGATCCCGATTCTGCGCGACGCGGGTCGCCGTATCACTGAGGCGTGCGCACCTGCCAACGGCTACAGCGTAATCGACTGTTCAAAAGCCTACGTGCACCGCACAGGCGACGATGAACCGTGGGCAATTCGGGGTCTCATCCATCCCGCTTTCAAGGAGCCCTGCTTTGCTGAATTCCACGGTTCTCCAGAGTTCCTGAACTTCGTTTCCTCTTGGTGCGATGGACTCGGACCGGAAGATATGGTGATGGGTGGGATGCTGCTGTGGTGCAACCCCCGTCTGCGTGAGAACGGACCGAGTTGGCACCGAGACGTGACATGGTGGGGCACCGGGAAGTCATACTTTGCACAGCGCGAAGTCCGAGGCGATGGGCCCGAGGCGTATACCGAAGAGATTGAAAGAATCCGCTGGGCAGAGATTCAAGAAAGCAATGAGAAGTCCCCCACTGAACGGAACGGCGTGAGCATGTTCTTGGCGCTGGTGGACGACGAATGCCATGAGCTGATACCGGGTAGCCATACGCGATGGCGCACGCCGTATGAACACGATGTGCTGCTGCCACAAGCGATGAAGGATGCAGGTGTGCCGCACACGCCGAGTTGGAATGGTAAGGATCCATTACCGGGGCAAGTTGCAATAAGACTCAAACCGGGGCAAGCGCTCATTCGCAACGGTGCGACGATTCACACGGGGCACGCTGTCCCCGAACGTGAACGGAACACGTTGTCAATCGGTTGGTCGAAATGGTCGGGCGAGTCTACCGAGGAACCATCGGTGGCGGACGTGCGAAATGCGTGGCAGCTCGATCCTGTGGTGCGCGAAGCATTGCCCCACGAATGGATGAAGACCACATGGGACCGTTGGGCGGAAACACAGAAGTTGGGGGACACGCTTGAGGATCGGTACCCGGGGTTCGACATCAATCGGATCAAAGCTGGGGAGGTTATCGGCTGGCGGACTGAGTTGGAACGTCAAGCCGCAGCGGCAGGCGAAGCGTGGGAACCCTTCCAAACAGCGAAATAGAAACCGAAAAATGTAATCCTAAAGTTCGCCTCCACGTTTTATCCCTTGATGGAGGGAAATAGCTATGAAAGTTCTCATAAGCGGCTCAACGGGCCTCATTGGATCTGCACTGGTTACACTGCTCACCGAAGCGGGAGATGATGTTGTCCGGTTGGTTAGATCTGCACCAAGATCGGATGGATCGGAAGTCCACTGGGATCCAGAATCAGAACGGATTGATACCGTCGGCCTTGAAGGGATGGATGCGGTGGTCCATCTCGCCGGGGAGAATATCGGTTCGGGTAGATGGACCCGCAATAGAAAAGCACGGATCTTTGACAGCCGCGTCAAAGGGACCCGGTTGCTCTGCGAATCGCTCGTCAATCTCAACCACCCGCCACAGGTACTAGTATGTGCATCGGCTATCGGCTACTACGGCAGTCGTGGGGCGGAAGTTATGAATGAGGAAAGTGAGTCGGGTGCAGGTTTCTTAGCAGACGTGTGCAGAGAGTGGGAAATCGCCACAGAGTTCATCGGTCAGGCCGAAATCCGCGTCGTCAACCTCCGAATGGGCATCGTCCTGAGTCTGGCAGGGGGACCGTTGCAAAAGATGCTGCCTCCCTTCAAAATGGGAGTTGGCGGGATATTGGGTAATGGACGGCAGTATATGAGTTGGATCACGTTAGATGATGCTGTGACTGCTATCCACCACACACTGATGACGGATAGTTTAGAGGGACCAGTCAACAACGTCGCTCCCCACCCGGTCACCAACCGTGAATTTACAAAAGCACTCGGACGCGTTCTGAGGCGTCCGACCCTTTTTCCGTTGCCGAGCTTCGGGCTTCGCCTTATGTTCGGAGGGGAGATGGCGAATGAACTCTTTCTCTCTAGCACCCGCGTAGAGCCTGTCCGTCTCTTGGAAACCGGCTATACGTTTCAGTATCCTGAACTTGAGGGCGCCTTGCGGCACGTTCTCGGCTAACCTGCAACCTGCGAACGATAATTCGGCGCTATCTCCTGCCTTGGGAGGGGTCATTTCTGCCACCACCGACTGCTATGATCGCCGATGTTTGCTGCTGCGTATGGACAAGATTATAAAAAATCCCCTTCCGATGCATCAGTTCTTCGTGCGTACCCACCTCTGCAACCTTACCGTCATCCAACACAACGAGCCGATCCGCGTTGCGCAGGGTAGAGAGCCTGTGTGCAATCGCAAAAGTTGTTCTTCCCTTGACTAGCCGGGCGATAGCTGCCTGAATCTTTTTCTCCGTGGCACTGTCAAGGGAGGAGGTCGCCTCATCGAGGATCAGGATCTTCGGGTCGTGCAGAATCGCTCGGGCGATGGCGATCCGTTGCTTTTCGCCGCCGGAGAGTTGTCCCCCGCGCTCACCCACCTTTGTGTCATATCCATCTGGCTTGGCAGCGATGAACTCATGCGCTTCTGCCGCAATCGCCGCGTTGACGATCTCATCCAAGGTCGCCCCTGGCTTACCGTAACCGATGTTTTCAGCGATTGTGCCATCGAAGAGAAAAACGTCTTGATGGACCATGCCGATATGACGGCGTAGATCTTCCAACCGAATCTTCCGGATATCCACACCATCAATATCCAAGTGCCCGCGATTTACATCGTAGAACCGGCAAATCAGGTTAATCATGGTGCTTTTACCGACCCCAGATTTGCCTACCAATCCGATCATCTCGCCCGGTTTTACATCCATGTTAATGTCGTTGAGCACCGGTTTGCCTGGATCATAACCGAATGTAGCGTCCCTAAACGCCACCCGCCCTTCCATTTGGGGCATGGCGGTCGCCTCTGGATCCTCAGCTAACTCAGACCGTGTGTCCAAAATCTCGAAAATCCGCTCGGCACCGGCGAATGCACGGGACATAAAGTTATTGATTTGACTGAAGAACTGCAAAGGTTGATAAAGTTGGTAGAAATAACGGGTGAACGCTAGGAGTGTGCCGAATGTGAGTACCTCGTGTATAATATCCAGTCCGCCAAAGTACCAAATGAAGAACATCCCGAAACTGAGGACGAAATTCATCACGGCATAAAAGATGTGCCAGCTTCGTTCACCGGTAACACTCACAGACCAGAGTTCTTCGTTCCGCGCATTGAACCGCATTGCCTCCCGGTCCTCCTGTGCGAAGGCTTTTACGACTCGGATGCCGGAGATAGACTCATTCAGGTGTGAAGATAGCTGTGACCACTTGGCATGCCAACGGGGCCATATACGCCGCATGCGCCGCCAGATTAGCACACCTCCAAACAGAATCAACGGCACCGGGATTAGCGCACAGATAGTTAACTTCCAACTCAGATAGAGACACACGAAGAAAGTACCTATCAACATCAGCACGTTGCGCAACATGAAGGGCAGACCGAAAACCAAAAACATCTCCAGCCGATCAGCATCATTGGTAAATCTAGAGATTAGGCTACCTAGCTGCCGTTTGCTGTAGAATCGCAGCGGCATATACTGGACGTGCTGAAAGAGCTGCGTTCGGATATCTTTGCAGGTTCGGCTGGAAACATCGGACCTCAGTAAGCCACCCATAATCTCAAAGAGGAAAGTCACGAAGAGGATCCCGAAGAGTTTGGCTATGGGCAATCTCAGCATCTCAAAGCCTTCGGTCAGTGTGAGAGCGGAGTCTGCCATCGGCGTGAGAACCTGATCGATCATATCTCGAACAATCAGCGGTGAATATAGGTTGATTAAGGGGCTCGCCGCAACGAAGATCATGAGGATGACGACCTGGGACCGGTACGGAGCCAAGTAACTCAGGATTCGCTTCATTGTATCCCATGTCTTCACGCAAGCGAGGCAGATACCATCTTTCTCCGGCAGCAGCTGTCCGCACGTATCACACCGTGAGCGTTCCATCTCCGTCGGCAGCGTAGGCGGTTCCCCCTTGGTGAGCTGTTTGATCGCTTCGGCGACCTCAGCAAACTTGGGACTCAACGAGTTAGAGTAGTATAGATAGGTGGGTTCACCCCTTCCATGTTCCACCTCCAGGCGACCGGCCCCGATCAGCTCCTCAATCTTTGTTTCTGTAATGACTTTGAGCGGCACTTCCACAACGCCGTCGGCTCCCTCCGTAGGGATAACGAACAAGTGTTCGTCGGTTACCACCAGCCACTGTTCCCCAAAAGATCCGTCGCCAATTAGATCGGTCGCAACTTGAATATGTGTTTGTTCTTCCGGGGGTTTTATATTTTGGAGTTTGGTGTCTACCTCAGGAGGCAGCGTTTCGAGAAACGGTTTCATCCTTGTATGCAGTCTCCCCTAAGGGTGGAGGGTGCGGTGTAACTTGTGCAAAGTGACATACAAATTTCTCACATCTAGAGATAATTGAGAAAGCCGAGTTCCCGCTCCCGATCAATCCAGCGCTGACGTTTTTCGCTGCCTTCATGATTGGCAGCCCAATAGGTCATGATGTCACGATGCGTCTCAAACGGCAGCCCAGAATTATTCGGCTCTTTCACACTGTTGGAGGCTCGCTTTCGGGTTGCGGCCTCCTCTTCGGGTCCTTCGGGATTTTTATAATAAACAACTGTACACATCCGGCGGTCGACCGCACCGCCCCAACTCGCATGCCAACAACGCACATCAAATGCAACTACATCGCCCGGTTCCGATTCACAGATGTAAGCTGGGACATCGCAAATATCGAGTCCATAGCTGTCTAGATTGTCTCGCAGCTCGCTGTGTAGTGGATTCTTGTGCGATCCCGGAATCAGTCGCAATGCGCCGGTTTCTGCCCCGACTGGTTCAAGGTAGTAGGCAAATTTGACACCATAGCAATCCTCAGTCGGATCCACATAATGGTCGGGATGCCAGCGCGTGTGACCGACATAGCGATTGGCATCGGAAACGATACCAAGGGCATCTTCACCATACAGTTGTTCTGTCGGTTTATAAAAGCGGGGATCCTCAAGTAGCCCTCCGAAGAATGGAGTCTCAGGTCCCATGGTCCGTACCCAATGCCTATACGTCCCATCAAATGGAGCGTGACGGTAGGCGGAAGTTAAGGCGTGTTCAAACTCAGCGTTGATGGTTTTGATCTCCTTCGGGCTAAACAACTGACGGAAGATCAGGAATCCGAAGGTATTAAAGTGATTCACCTGTTGTTCTGTGAGCATAGTATACCTCCTGTGTCAAAGGATTTAGGGCAGCGTTCAGATCAGGAATGAAAAGCGATTCATATTCCTTGAATACCTACAGTTTCTGTCCTTGCCCGCGCGGTCAACATTTGTCACGCCGTTGTCTCAGGTTGAGGCGCGTCCAGATAGCCCAGTTTTCCCATCCGATCTATCCAGTGCTGACGCTTGGGGCTTTTTCGCGGATTTTCGAGCCAGTGCGGATGGTATTCGGGTCCAGGTGTATCAAAGGTATTCCGAGCGAGTGTCGCCCGGAGTTGTACATTTCCCGCCGCCGCTTTACGAGTCGCCTGCTCTTCCTCTGGAGTGTGAGGATTCTTGAT
The Candidatus Poribacteria bacterium DNA segment above includes these coding regions:
- the rsmI gene encoding 16S rRNA (cytidine(1402)-2'-O)-methyltransferase; translation: MKMAQPTDVKSTEGILYIVSTPIGNLEDITLRALRTLKEVDLIAAEDTRHTRRLLAHYEIGTPTTSYFEGNQIQKGEKLVARLKAGESIALVSDAGTPTISDPGYRLLIQCIEADIPIIPIPGPSACIAAASIAGLPLHNFVFEGFLSPKSGRRKRQLTELREEKRTLIFYESPHRIVAFMQDVLEVFGDRRVSIARELTKKFEEVVRCTVTEAIQKFQETSPRGEFTIVIEGFLSSKE
- the dgoD gene encoding galactonate dehydratase — its product is MKITGFETIPIRGRSMVLKMFTDEGLVGFGEPMNYEHWRPVAQAVDDMAEYLVGRDPLQIEDHWQAMFRSSYSRSMPVLVGALSGIEMAMWDVFGKAVGLPVWKLLGGSVRRRVRVYTASGGSTPQECAENAKAAVEKGFSAVKMGGSQGPVRFVDTPKAIDSMVARVAAVREAVGDEVDIAVDLHRRFSPTMAQIFVRELEPLRPLFAEEPCHPENNEPLLALSQSTTVPIATGERHLTRWSFREVIEREMCAILQPDIRHSGGIMELKKIATMAEIHNMAIAPHNAAGPIGVAASVHVIATIPNLLICEGGHNRGQGLFNEPLILKDGFIELPTAPGLGVDMEDEAIEAFRDETYRLRGMFWHEDDGSFADF
- a CDS encoding AAA family ATPase, whose amino-acid sequence is MKDSTFITRVALRNYKSIASYDVQLRPLMFLVGPNGTGKSNFLDSLRFVADGLNSSLDHAIRDRGGINDVYCRSSGRPKYFSIRLDFTLPEGSTGHYAFRIGDFSRGRYKVQTEECVLQSVQQPTQEDYFYVENGTVTKTNMEVAPAAAKDRLYLVNASGLTEFRPVYEAFCRMGFYSLNLDKIKDLQAPDPGDLLTRDGSNLASVFKQLSPSVKGRIKEYLAAIVPSVDKIEARKYGPKEGLVFTQDVAKATESQRFLANNMSDGTLRALGILVALFQGNYDPKKRVLLVGIEEPESALHPAAVGVLLDALREAADKTQIIITSHSPDLLDNKELDPESILAVEAHDGITVIAGIDEAGRSAVHDRLYTAGELLRIDQLQPNLDSIDTAKVK
- a CDS encoding DUF4276 family protein; amino-acid sequence: MIVIPEPIRTSRSKIVRKGELERRVELAAQKIKGQGAILILIDSDDDCPAKLGPELVCRASEARSDLPIAVVLAKCEFEAWFLAAAESLRGYKGLKNDLTSPHNPEEIRGAKEWLGQRMEGNRKYSPTADQPALTASFDLDQARYADSFDKCYRAIAHLLDELQKAGSSLPAK
- a CDS encoding TIGR01777 family oxidoreductase yields the protein MKVLISGSTGLIGSALVTLLTEAGDDVVRLVRSAPRSDGSEVHWDPESERIDTVGLEGMDAVVHLAGENIGSGRWTRNRKARIFDSRVKGTRLLCESLVNLNHPPQVLVCASAIGYYGSRGAEVMNEESESGAGFLADVCREWEIATEFIGQAEIRVVNLRMGIVLSLAGGPLQKMLPPFKMGVGGILGNGRQYMSWITLDDAVTAIHHTLMTDSLEGPVNNVAPHPVTNREFTKALGRVLRRPTLFPLPSFGLRLMFGGEMANELFLSSTRVEPVRLLETGYTFQYPELEGALRHVLG
- a CDS encoding ABC transporter ATP-binding protein, with amino-acid sequence MKPFLETLPPEVDTKLQNIKPPEEQTHIQVATDLIGDGSFGEQWLVVTDEHLFVIPTEGADGVVEVPLKVITETKIEELIGAGRLEVEHGRGEPTYLYYSNSLSPKFAEVAEAIKQLTKGEPPTLPTEMERSRCDTCGQLLPEKDGICLACVKTWDTMKRILSYLAPYRSQVVILMIFVAASPLINLYSPLIVRDMIDQVLTPMADSALTLTEGFEMLRLPIAKLFGILFVTFLFEIMGGLLRSDVSSRTCKDIRTQLFQHVQYMPLRFYSKRQLGSLISRFTNDADRLEMFLVFGLPFMLRNVLMLIGTFFVCLYLSWKLTICALIPVPLILFGGVLIWRRMRRIWPRWHAKWSQLSSHLNESISGIRVVKAFAQEDREAMRFNARNEELWSVSVTGERSWHIFYAVMNFVLSFGMFFIWYFGGLDIIHEVLTFGTLLAFTRYFYQLYQPLQFFSQINNFMSRAFAGAERIFEILDTRSELAEDPEATAMPQMEGRVAFRDATFGYDPGKPVLNDINMDVKPGEMIGLVGKSGVGKSTMINLICRFYDVNRGHLDIDGVDIRKIRLEDLRRHIGMVHQDVFLFDGTIAENIGYGKPGATLDEIVNAAIAAEAHEFIAAKPDGYDTKVGERGGQLSGGEKQRIAIARAILHDPKILILDEATSSLDSATEKKIQAAIARLVKGRTTFAIAHRLSTLRNADRLVVLDDGKVAEVGTHEELMHRKGIFYNLVHTQQQTSAIIAVGGGRNDPSQGRR
- a CDS encoding phytanoyl-CoA dioxygenase family protein; this translates as MLTEQQVNHFNTFGFLIFRQLFSPKEIKTINAEFEHALTSAYRHAPFDGTYRHWVRTMGPETPFFGGLLEDPRFYKPTEQLYGEDALGIVSDANRYVGHTRWHPDHYVDPTEDCYGVKFAYYLEPVGAETGALRLIPGSHKNPLHSELRDNLDSYGLDICDVPAYICESEPGDVVAFDVRCWHASWGGAVDRRMCTVVYYKNPEGPEEEAATRKRASNSVKEPNNSGLPFETHRDIMTYWAANHEGSEKRQRWIDRERELGFLNYL